In Niallia sp. FSL W8-0635, one genomic interval encodes:
- a CDS encoding anti-sigma-F factor Fin family protein: protein MAIHYHCRHCGVHIGSIDTGSVETSRLGFDHLTDEDRSEMIQYHQTGDVEVKTICEDCQESLSKNPGYYENDYLIH, encoded by the coding sequence ATGGCTATACATTATCATTGTAGACATTGTGGTGTGCATATAGGGTCAATCGATACAGGATCAGTTGAAACAAGTAGATTAGGCTTTGATCACTTAACAGATGAAGATCGTTCTGAAATGATCCAATATCATCAAACCGGAGATGTTGAAGTGAAAACGATTTGTGAAGATTGCCAAGAATCACTGTCCAAAAATCCTGGTTACTATGAAAATGATTATTTGATTCATTAG
- the mfd gene encoding transcription-repair coupling factor — translation MLGLKELFKQQEDIQNVISGLDAGLNEQLVSGLSNSARTLYMTSIYEKTKKPLLIVTHNLLQAQKLYDDITNIVDEKDVFLYPANELIAAEISIASPELKAQRIEVLNYWANKKSGIMIVPVAGLRKLLPPKKLWKEAQLKLEIGQELNLEAFLLKLVHMGYIRSEMVSSPGEFSVRGGILDIYPLTEEDPLRIELFDTEIDSIRAFSLEDQRSKEKKETVSIGPATEILYDEKAVDELLSKLEKGLAQSLKKIKDEATKTLLTQNVGREIEQLRNGQKPEQLYKYLSILYGEHVSLIDYLPTNGFVLIDEISRVQEMNDTLEKEEADWYTSLLGEGEIIHGLTLSQSISNLLHQAKQPIVYLSLFLRHVPNTNPQNIINVSCKQMQNFHGQMNVLKTEMERWKKNHYTVLLLGNNEERLEKLEQVLQDYDMEVMIQKNAKKITEGKIQLVEGHLQSGFELPILKLAVITEEELFKTKTKKISKRRQKLSNAERIKSYSELNVGDYVVHVNHGIGKYLGIETLQINGVHKDYLHLRYQGNDKLYVPVEQIDLVQKYVGSESKEPKIYKLGGNDWKRVKKKVESSVQDIADDLIKLYAEREASVGYGFSPDGEMQREFEAAFAYQETEDQLRSIHEIKKDMERERPMDRLLCGDVGYGKTEVAIRAAFKAIADGKQVAFLVPTTILAQQHYETLRERFQDYPIEIGLLSRFRTRKQQNDTIKGLKAGTIDIVVGTHRILSKDITYRDLGLLIIDEEQRFGVTHKEKIKQLKTNVDVLTLTATPIPRTLHMSMLGVRDLSVIETPPENRFPIQTYVMEYNGGLVREAIERELARNGQIYFLYNRVEDIERKAEEISMLVPDARVTYAHGKMTENELESVMIGFLEGEYDVLVSTTIIETGVDIPNVNTLIVQDADRMGLSQLYQLRGRVGRSNRVAYAYFTYKKDKVLTEVAEKRLQAIKEFTELGSGFKIAMRDLTIRGAGNLLGAQQHGFIDSVGFDLYSQMLKEAIEERRGTIDEEQKRTIEIDLDIDAYIPEFYINDGQQKIEMYKRFRGIATLDDMEELREELTDRFGDYPEEVSDLFKITEMKIYGKQAGVELIKQTKDEVLILLSEQGSDRMDGQKIFEKSSKYGKMIGLGMEGRKLKMIFHVKGIDKEKWLKACHEMVEALSTFKKEPEEVTK, via the coding sequence TTGTTAGGGCTAAAAGAGTTATTTAAACAGCAAGAAGATATACAAAATGTCATTTCTGGATTAGATGCTGGACTAAATGAGCAATTAGTTTCAGGTCTTTCCAATTCAGCACGTACTTTATACATGACTTCGATTTATGAAAAGACGAAGAAACCGTTATTAATAGTGACACATAACTTACTGCAAGCACAAAAGCTATATGATGATATTACCAATATTGTGGATGAAAAGGACGTTTTCCTTTATCCAGCAAATGAGTTAATTGCTGCTGAAATTAGTATTGCAAGTCCAGAACTTAAAGCCCAGCGGATTGAGGTTTTAAATTATTGGGCAAATAAAAAATCAGGTATTATGATTGTGCCAGTAGCAGGTTTAAGAAAGTTACTACCTCCGAAAAAGTTATGGAAGGAAGCACAATTAAAACTTGAAATAGGGCAGGAGCTCAATTTAGAAGCATTTTTATTAAAGCTAGTTCATATGGGGTATATTCGATCAGAGATGGTTTCTTCGCCAGGAGAATTTAGTGTCCGTGGAGGAATTTTAGATATTTATCCATTGACGGAAGAAGATCCGCTCCGCATTGAATTATTTGATACGGAAATTGACTCCATTCGTGCTTTCTCTCTGGAGGATCAACGCTCGAAGGAAAAGAAGGAAACCGTTAGCATTGGACCGGCTACAGAAATTCTTTATGATGAGAAAGCTGTTGATGAACTACTTAGCAAGCTAGAAAAGGGCTTAGCGCAGAGTTTAAAAAAAATAAAAGATGAAGCAACTAAAACTTTACTTACACAAAATGTAGGCAGAGAAATAGAACAGCTAAGAAATGGACAAAAGCCAGAACAATTATATAAATACTTATCGATTCTTTATGGGGAACATGTCAGTTTAATAGATTATTTACCGACTAATGGCTTTGTACTTATCGATGAAATTAGTAGAGTGCAAGAAATGAACGACACATTGGAGAAGGAAGAAGCGGATTGGTATACGAGCTTATTAGGAGAGGGAGAAATCATTCATGGATTAACCCTATCCCAAAGTATAAGCAATCTTTTACATCAAGCGAAACAGCCAATTGTCTATTTATCTTTATTTTTGCGCCATGTACCAAATACTAATCCCCAAAATATAATCAATGTTTCTTGTAAGCAAATGCAAAATTTCCATGGTCAGATGAATGTTTTAAAAACCGAAATGGAAAGATGGAAAAAAAATCATTACACGGTTTTATTGCTTGGTAATAATGAGGAACGTTTAGAAAAGCTAGAGCAAGTACTGCAAGATTATGATATGGAAGTAATGATTCAAAAGAATGCCAAGAAAATTACCGAAGGGAAAATTCAACTGGTAGAAGGGCATCTTCAATCAGGATTTGAACTTCCTATTTTAAAACTAGCTGTTATAACGGAAGAAGAATTGTTTAAGACAAAGACGAAAAAAATCTCAAAAAGAAGACAAAAGCTATCCAATGCTGAGCGAATAAAAAGCTATTCCGAATTAAATGTTGGGGATTATGTTGTTCATGTTAATCATGGAATTGGTAAATATCTTGGCATTGAAACACTACAAATAAATGGAGTGCATAAGGATTATTTACATTTGCGCTATCAAGGAAATGATAAGTTATACGTTCCTGTTGAACAAATAGATTTAGTTCAAAAATACGTAGGGTCAGAGAGCAAAGAGCCCAAAATATATAAATTAGGCGGAAATGATTGGAAGAGAGTGAAGAAAAAGGTAGAGTCTTCCGTTCAAGATATAGCGGATGATCTTATCAAACTATATGCAGAAAGAGAAGCTTCTGTTGGTTACGGATTCTCTCCAGATGGAGAAATGCAGCGGGAATTTGAAGCAGCTTTTGCCTACCAGGAAACAGAGGATCAATTGCGCTCTATCCATGAGATTAAAAAGGATATGGAAAGAGAAAGACCGATGGATCGTCTTCTTTGCGGAGATGTTGGTTATGGGAAAACAGAGGTTGCTATTCGTGCTGCATTTAAGGCGATAGCTGATGGAAAACAAGTTGCTTTCTTGGTGCCAACGACTATCTTAGCTCAACAGCACTATGAGACGTTGAGAGAGCGTTTTCAAGATTATCCAATTGAAATTGGCTTACTAAGCAGATTCCGGACAAGAAAACAGCAAAATGATACGATTAAGGGACTTAAAGCAGGTACAATTGATATTGTAGTAGGAACACATCGAATTCTTTCAAAGGATATTACCTATCGAGATTTAGGTTTATTGATTATTGATGAAGAACAGCGGTTTGGGGTAACACATAAGGAGAAAATTAAACAGTTAAAAACAAATGTTGATGTATTGACATTAACAGCAACACCAATTCCAAGAACACTCCATATGTCTATGCTAGGGGTACGTGATTTATCTGTTATCGAAACACCTCCTGAAAATAGATTTCCTATTCAAACCTATGTAATGGAGTATAACGGTGGACTTGTAAGAGAAGCAATTGAAAGAGAGCTTGCGAGAAATGGGCAAATTTATTTTCTATATAATCGTGTTGAAGACATTGAAAGAAAAGCAGAAGAGATTTCCATGTTAGTTCCTGATGCGAGAGTTACGTATGCACACGGTAAAATGACGGAAAATGAATTAGAATCCGTGATGATTGGATTTTTAGAAGGGGAATACGATGTTTTAGTAAGTACAACGATTATTGAAACAGGGGTAGATATTCCGAATGTAAATACATTGATTGTCCAAGATGCAGATCGTATGGGACTATCGCAGCTCTATCAATTACGAGGAAGAGTCGGGCGTTCTAATCGAGTGGCTTATGCTTATTTTACGTATAAGAAGGATAAAGTCTTAACAGAAGTGGCAGAAAAAAGGCTACAGGCAATTAAAGAGTTTACAGAATTAGGGTCTGGTTTTAAAATCGCCATGCGTGATTTAACGATTCGTGGCGCCGGAAACCTTCTTGGTGCCCAGCAACATGGATTTATTGATTCTGTTGGATTTGATTTATACTCTCAAATGCTAAAAGAAGCGATTGAAGAGAGAAGAGGAACGATAGATGAAGAACAAAAACGAACAATCGAAATAGATTTAGATATCGATGCTTATATTCCTGAGTTTTATATAAACGATGGGCAACAAAAGATTGAAATGTATAAAAGATTTAGAGGTATTGCTACTTTAGATGATATGGAAGAACTGAGAGAAGAATTAACAGACCGTTTTGGAGACTATCCAGAGGAAGTTTCTGACCTTTTCAAAATTACAGAAATGAAGATTTATGGAAAGCAAGCAGGTGTAGAACTAATTAAACAAACAAAAGATGAAGTTCTCATTCTATTATCGGAACAAGGAAGCGATCGTATGGATGGCCAAAAAATATTTGAGAAAAGTTCCAAATACGGTAAAATGATTGGTCTTGGCATGGAAGGAAGAAAACTAAAAATGATCTTCCATGTAAAAGGTATTGATAAGGAAAAATGGCTTAAAGCATGTCATGAAATGGTAGAAGCGTTGAGTACTTTTAAGAAAGAACCAGAGGAAGTTACTAAATAA
- the pth gene encoding aminoacyl-tRNA hydrolase produces MKLIVGLGNPGKQYDKTRHNIGFEVIDFLSDHYNIPLDKAKFKGNFGIGNIGGEKIILLKPLTYMNLSGESIRPIMDYYNLEPDDLVVIYDDLDLPVGKIRLRQKGSSGGHNGIKSTILHVGTEKFNRIRVGIDRPKNGMKVVDYVLGKFTKEEMDILEDTIKKCSDACAQWAEEPFLQVMNKYNIQ; encoded by the coding sequence ATGAAATTGATAGTGGGCCTGGGAAATCCAGGGAAGCAATATGATAAGACAAGACATAATATAGGGTTTGAAGTAATCGATTTTTTATCCGATCATTACAATATTCCGTTAGATAAAGCAAAATTTAAAGGGAATTTTGGCATTGGGAATATTGGTGGAGAAAAAATAATTTTACTAAAGCCACTTACATATATGAATCTTTCAGGAGAGTCCATTCGTCCTATTATGGATTACTATAATTTAGAGCCAGATGATTTAGTAGTCATTTATGATGATTTAGACTTGCCGGTTGGTAAAATACGACTTCGCCAGAAGGGTAGCTCTGGTGGACATAATGGAATTAAGTCCACTATTCTTCATGTTGGAACGGAAAAGTTTAATCGTATAAGAGTTGGGATTGATCGTCCTAAGAATGGGATGAAGGTTGTTGATTATGTCCTTGGAAAATTTACAAAAGAAGAAATGGACATATTAGAGGATACTATCAAGAAATGTTCAGATGCATGTGCACAATGGGCAGAGGAACCTTTTTTACAGGTAATGAATAAATATAATATCCAGTAA
- a CDS encoding small, acid-soluble spore protein, alpha/beta type, translating to MGRRRGIMSEGLKEELAKELGFYDVVQKEGWGGIRAKDAGNMVKRAIEIAEQSLLTQNKE from the coding sequence TTGGGTAGACGAAGAGGAATTATGTCTGAAGGTTTGAAAGAAGAATTGGCAAAAGAACTAGGTTTCTATGATGTAGTCCAAAAAGAGGGCTGGGGCGGTATTCGTGCAAAAGATGCAGGGAATATGGTCAAAAGAGCAATAGAAATTGCAGAACAAAGTCTTCTTACTCAAAATAAAGAGTAA
- a CDS encoding RidA family protein, with the protein MKVVQTSNAPAAIGPYSQGIIVNNLFFSSGQIPLTAEGTLIEGDVQTQTHQVFKNLAAVLSEAGASFETVVKATVFIKNMEDFQAINEVYGEYFSTHKPARSCVEVARLPKDVLVEIEVIALCK; encoded by the coding sequence ATGAAAGTTGTTCAAACAAGTAATGCACCGGCAGCAATCGGGCCATATTCTCAAGGGATTATTGTTAATAATTTATTTTTCAGTTCTGGTCAAATTCCTTTAACTGCTGAAGGTACCCTAATAGAGGGAGACGTTCAGACACAGACGCACCAAGTATTTAAAAATTTAGCAGCTGTTTTAAGTGAAGCAGGTGCATCGTTTGAAACGGTTGTAAAAGCGACTGTATTTATTAAAAATATGGAAGACTTTCAAGCAATCAATGAAGTGTATGGGGAATATTTCTCTACTCATAAGCCTGCTCGTTCTTGTGTGGAAGTAGCAAGACTGCCGAAAGATGTTTTAGTTGAAATCGAAGTAATTGCTCTTTGTAAATAA
- a CDS encoding ribose-phosphate diphosphokinase: MSVKNLDPNLKVFSLNSNPELAGEIAESIGVELGKCSVTRFSDGEIQINIEESIRGCDVYVIQSTSAPVNEHIMELLIMIDALKRASAKTINLVIPYYGYARQDRKARAREPITAKLVANLLETAGATRVITLDLHAPQIQGFFDIPIDHLMGVPILGNYFSQREFDGELVIVSPDHGGVTRARKLAERLKAPIAIIDKRRPKPNVAEVMNIVGNIEGKIAILIDDIIDTAGTITLGANALAENGAKEVYACCTHPVLSGPAMERINNSKIKELVVTNSIELGDKKLSANVIQLSVADLLGEAILRVHQDQSVSFLFD, encoded by the coding sequence ATGTCAGTTAAGAATTTAGATCCAAATTTGAAGGTATTCAGTTTAAACTCTAATCCAGAATTAGCGGGGGAAATTGCCGAGTCAATTGGAGTAGAATTAGGAAAATGTTCTGTTACACGTTTTAGCGATGGAGAAATTCAAATTAATATTGAAGAGAGTATTCGTGGTTGTGATGTGTATGTTATACAGTCAACTAGTGCCCCTGTTAATGAGCATATTATGGAATTGTTAATTATGATTGATGCATTAAAGCGTGCGTCAGCTAAAACGATTAATCTAGTAATTCCTTATTATGGTTATGCTAGACAGGATAGAAAAGCGCGCGCACGTGAACCGATTACAGCAAAATTAGTGGCAAATTTACTAGAAACTGCTGGAGCTACTCGTGTTATTACATTAGACTTGCATGCACCACAAATTCAAGGCTTCTTCGATATTCCGATTGATCACTTAATGGGTGTACCAATCCTTGGTAACTATTTCAGTCAGCGTGAATTCGATGGAGAGCTTGTTATAGTTTCTCCAGATCATGGCGGTGTTACGAGAGCGAGAAAGCTTGCTGAACGTTTAAAAGCACCAATTGCTATTATTGATAAAAGAAGACCGAAGCCAAATGTAGCTGAAGTAATGAATATTGTCGGTAACATTGAAGGGAAAATTGCTATTCTTATCGATGATATCATTGATACAGCTGGTACCATAACACTTGGGGCAAATGCTCTTGCTGAAAATGGTGCTAAAGAGGTTTACGCATGCTGTACACACCCTGTATTATCAGGACCTGCAATGGAAAGAATCAACAATTCTAAAATAAAAGAATTAGTTGTAACAAACTCTATTGAACTTGGAGATAAGAAGCTTTCTGCGAATGTCATCCAGTTATCAGTTGCTGATTTATTAGGGGAAGCTATTTTACGTGTTCACCAAGATCAATCGGTAAGTTTCTTATTTGATTGA
- the spoVG gene encoding septation regulator SpoVG — MEVTDVRLRRVNTDGRMRAIASITLDNEFVVHDIRVIDGNNGLFVAMPSKRTPDGEFRDIAHPINSGTRGKIQEAVLAEYHRLGELEIEFEEAGAS, encoded by the coding sequence ATGGAAGTAACTGACGTAAGGCTACGCCGTGTTAATACGGATGGACGAATGAGAGCTATTGCCTCTATTACACTAGATAATGAATTTGTTGTTCACGATATAAGGGTAATCGATGGGAATAACGGATTATTTGTAGCGATGCCAAGTAAAAGAACACCGGATGGTGAATTTAGAGATATCGCTCATCCAATTAACTCCGGTACAAGAGGAAAAATCCAGGAAGCAGTTTTGGCAGAATACCACCGCCTGGGTGAATTAGAAATTGAATTCGAAGAAGCTGGAGCTTCCTAA
- the purR gene encoding pur operon repressor — MKFRRSERLIDMTNYLLEHPRQLVSLSYFAEKYSSAKSSISEDLAIIKDTFEQRGIGTLHTLPGAAGGVKYQVRVSDEEAKPFVDELCDLIKSPERLLPGGYLYMNDILGNTTIVQKVGRLFASAFADTDIDVVMTVATKGIPLAYAVGNYLNVPVVMVRRDSKVTEGSTVSINYVSGSTKRIQTMLLSKRSLEDGSKVLIVDDFMKAGGTINGMISLLEEFNASVAGIAVLVEAEEAEERLVDDYLSLVKLSGVDVKEKKISVKNGNYFDKK; from the coding sequence ATGAAATTTCGTCGTAGTGAACGTTTAATAGACATGACGAATTACTTACTGGAGCATCCTAGGCAGTTAGTATCTCTTTCTTATTTTGCAGAAAAGTACAGTTCAGCCAAGTCTTCCATAAGCGAAGATTTGGCTATTATTAAGGATACATTTGAGCAAAGAGGAATAGGGACATTACACACATTGCCAGGAGCAGCCGGTGGAGTAAAGTATCAAGTAAGAGTTAGTGATGAGGAAGCAAAGCCATTTGTAGATGAGCTTTGTGATTTAATTAAAAGCCCGGAAAGACTGTTGCCAGGTGGATACTTATATATGAACGATATACTAGGTAATACGACTATCGTTCAAAAAGTAGGTAGGCTTTTTGCATCAGCTTTTGCTGATACTGATATTGATGTAGTTATGACAGTTGCTACAAAGGGAATCCCTTTGGCATATGCAGTTGGAAATTATCTAAATGTTCCTGTTGTTATGGTTAGAAGAGATAGTAAAGTGACAGAAGGTTCTACTGTAAGTATCAATTATGTTTCTGGATCTACTAAAAGAATTCAAACGATGCTACTGTCGAAAAGAAGCTTGGAAGACGGTTCAAAAGTTTTGATTGTGGATGACTTTATGAAAGCTGGGGGTACTATCAATGGTATGATTAGCTTATTAGAGGAATTCAATGCAAGTGTAGCTGGAATAGCAGTATTAGTTGAGGCAGAAGAAGCAGAAGAAAGATTAGTGGATGATTATTTATCGCTAGTCAAATTATCAGGCGTTGATGTGAAAGAAAAGAAAATTTCTGTGAAAAATGGTAATTATTTTGACAAAAAGTGA
- the ispE gene encoding 4-(cytidine 5'-diphospho)-2-C-methyl-D-erythritol kinase: MKLLVKAPAKINLSLDVLHKRPDGYHEVEMIMTTIDLADRIELTLLDSDVIKIVSLNRFVPDDQRNLAYQAANILKEKFHVKKGVEIKIEKNIPVAAGLAGGSSDAAAVLRGLNKLWDLGLTLDELAVIGAEIGSDVSFCVYGGTALATGRGEIIKELPAPPVCWVILAKPFIGVSTADIYKRLDVETIDHPNTEKMIESIALKDYDRMCESVGNVLENVTLSLYPEVAQIKEQIYKFGADAVLMSGSGPTVFGLIQHDSRMNRVYNGLRGFCDQVFAVRMIGQRHTLD; the protein is encoded by the coding sequence TTGAAGCTTTTGGTTAAAGCGCCAGCTAAAATCAATTTGTCATTGGATGTGCTTCATAAGAGACCGGATGGGTATCATGAAGTAGAAATGATTATGACAACAATTGATTTAGCAGATAGAATCGAGCTAACACTGCTAGATAGCGATGTAATAAAAATAGTTTCTCTTAATAGATTTGTTCCTGATGACCAACGAAATCTTGCTTATCAAGCAGCAAATATATTAAAAGAAAAGTTCCATGTGAAAAAAGGTGTAGAAATAAAAATAGAAAAAAATATCCCAGTTGCTGCAGGTCTAGCGGGAGGAAGCAGTGATGCAGCGGCTGTATTACGTGGTCTAAATAAGTTATGGGATTTAGGATTAACGTTGGATGAATTGGCCGTAATTGGAGCTGAAATAGGGTCTGATGTGTCTTTCTGCGTATACGGAGGAACAGCACTTGCAACTGGAAGAGGGGAAATTATTAAAGAATTGCCTGCACCTCCAGTTTGTTGGGTTATTTTAGCGAAACCATTTATTGGTGTATCAACAGCAGATATTTATAAAAGACTAGATGTAGAGACAATTGACCATCCAAATACGGAAAAAATGATCGAGTCTATTGCGTTAAAGGATTATGATCGAATGTGTGAGAGTGTAGGGAATGTACTAGAAAATGTCACTTTGTCCTTATATCCTGAGGTTGCCCAAATAAAAGAGCAAATTTATAAGTTTGGAGCAGATGCGGTTCTTATGAGTGGGAGTGGTCCTACTGTTTTTGGATTAATTCAACATGATTCGAGAATGAATCGTGTTTACAATGGGTTAAGAGGATTTTGTGACCAAGTATTTGCTGTCCGAATGATAGGACAACGACATACCCTTGATTAA
- a CDS encoding 50S ribosomal protein L25/general stress protein Ctc: MTTTLQAKKRTTDKHSSLTKLRNEGEIPGIVYGSKVENTAISLSESNFLKTIREVGRNGVISLDIDGETYNVVLNEYDSDPIKRAIVHVDFLAVDLSKSISAPVKVSLVGEAAGVKDGGVMQQALHEITVTAKPNDIPPSIDIDVTDLQVGDTITVGDVKGYGKIEINHETEEVIASILAPRQEEEISTGEQQEAGMPDNVEGRETQPDTAEE, from the coding sequence ATGACGACAACTTTACAGGCAAAAAAACGTACGACGGACAAACATTCAAGCTTAACAAAATTAAGAAATGAGGGAGAAATCCCAGGTATTGTTTATGGATCAAAGGTAGAAAATACGGCAATTTCCTTAAGTGAATCTAATTTCTTGAAAACGATTCGTGAGGTTGGAAGAAACGGCGTTATTTCGCTCGATATTGACGGGGAAACTTATAATGTCGTTTTAAATGAATATGATTCCGATCCAATTAAGCGTGCCATAGTACATGTGGACTTTTTGGCAGTTGATTTATCAAAATCTATCAGCGCGCCAGTTAAGGTATCATTAGTGGGTGAAGCGGCAGGTGTGAAAGATGGCGGTGTTATGCAGCAAGCATTACACGAAATAACTGTAACCGCAAAGCCAAATGATATACCACCTAGTATTGATATTGACGTAACAGATTTGCAAGTAGGAGATACGATTACTGTCGGAGATGTTAAGGGTTATGGTAAAATAGAAATTAATCATGAAACAGAGGAAGTAATCGCATCGATTCTTGCACCAAGACAGGAAGAAGAAATTAGTACAGGAGAACAACAAGAAGCAGGAATGCCTGATAATGTGGAAGGTAGAGAAACGCAGCCAGACACAGCAGAAGAGTAA
- the glmU gene encoding bifunctional UDP-N-acetylglucosamine diphosphorylase/glucosamine-1-phosphate N-acetyltransferase GlmU: MTTRYAVILAAGQGTRMKSKLYKVLHPVCGKPMVQHVVDQVEKLQVDSIVTVIGHGSEKVKAQLGNSVNYVYQQEQLGTAHAVIQAKDILGDKEGVTLVICGDTPLMTSETIEALFLQHEKMGAKATILTARASKPDGYGRIVRNEMGVVEKIVEHKDATEAERKITEINTGTYLFDNALLFQALNNVSNENVQGEYYLPDVIEILKQQGEIVSAFQTIDFDETIGVNDRIALSEAEAIMRKRINEQHMRNGVTIMDPLNTYIEADVMIKEDTVIYPGTMLKGATVIGSDCVIGPNTEINNCVVGNNTAIKQSVAHDSSIGSDVNIGPFAHIRPASTIDDEVKIGNFVEIKKATFGKGSKASHLSYIGDANVGSDVNIGCGTITVNYDGKNKFLTTIEDGAFIGCNSNLIAPVTISKGAYIAAGSTITDDVPSEALSIARARQVNKENYKRK; the protein is encoded by the coding sequence ATGACAACTCGTTACGCAGTGATTTTAGCCGCAGGACAGGGAACTAGAATGAAGTCAAAGCTTTATAAAGTACTTCATCCTGTCTGTGGAAAACCGATGGTACAGCACGTTGTAGATCAAGTAGAAAAACTACAAGTGGATTCAATCGTAACAGTAATTGGCCACGGTTCAGAAAAAGTAAAAGCGCAGCTTGGCAATAGTGTTAATTATGTATATCAACAAGAACAGCTTGGAACCGCACATGCAGTAATACAAGCAAAAGATATTCTTGGAGACAAAGAAGGGGTGACCCTTGTTATTTGTGGGGATACACCGCTTATGACGAGCGAGACAATAGAAGCACTCTTTTTACAACATGAGAAAATGGGAGCGAAGGCAACCATTTTAACGGCAAGAGCAAGTAAGCCAGATGGCTACGGCAGAATTGTCCGTAATGAAATGGGAGTAGTCGAAAAAATAGTCGAACACAAGGATGCAACGGAAGCAGAAAGAAAAATAACTGAAATTAATACAGGTACCTATTTATTTGATAATGCTCTGTTATTTCAGGCATTAAATAATGTTTCGAACGAAAATGTGCAAGGGGAATATTATTTGCCAGATGTTATTGAAATTTTAAAGCAGCAGGGTGAAATAGTTAGTGCATTCCAAACAATTGATTTCGATGAAACAATTGGTGTGAATGACCGTATTGCCTTATCAGAAGCAGAAGCCATTATGAGAAAACGTATCAACGAACAGCATATGCGTAATGGAGTAACAATCATGGATCCATTAAATACTTATATTGAAGCAGACGTAATGATTAAAGAAGATACTGTCATATACCCGGGAACGATGTTAAAAGGTGCTACTGTAATAGGATCAGATTGCGTTATTGGACCAAATACAGAAATAAATAATTGTGTTGTAGGAAATAATACGGCTATCAAACAGTCTGTCGCACATGATAGCAGCATTGGATCTGATGTAAATATTGGACCTTTTGCTCATATACGACCAGCATCTACTATTGATGATGAAGTAAAGATTGGAAATTTTGTTGAAATTAAGAAAGCAACATTTGGAAAAGGAAGCAAAGCGTCCCACTTAAGCTATATTGGAGATGCGAATGTTGGCAGTGATGTGAATATCGGGTGTGGTACGATCACGGTTAATTATGACGGCAAAAATAAGTTTTTGACTACAATAGAAGATGGTGCATTTATTGGCTGCAATTCCAATTTAATTGCCCCTGTCACAATTAGTAAAGGAGCTTATATTGCAGCAGGATCCACCATTACAGACGACGTTCCTTCTGAGGCACTTTCCATTGCACGTGCCCGTCAAGTAAATAAAGAGAATTATAAACGTAAATAA
- the veg gene encoding biofilm formation stimulator Veg, with protein sequence MAKTLSDIKKALDSNLGKRLMLKANGGRRKTIERSGVLAETYPSVFVVELDQDENAFERVSYSYADVLTETVQITFFEDTSGQIALS encoded by the coding sequence ATGGCAAAAACATTATCAGATATAAAAAAAGCTCTTGATTCAAATTTAGGAAAAAGGCTTATGCTGAAGGCAAATGGCGGTCGTCGTAAGACAATTGAGCGTTCTGGCGTACTAGCAGAGACTTATCCATCTGTGTTTGTAGTGGAGTTAGATCAGGATGAAAATGCATTTGAACGTGTATCATACAGCTATGCAGATGTTTTAACAGAAACGGTTCAAATTACCTTCTTTGAGGATACATCAGGACAAATTGCTTTAAGCTAA